The Apium graveolens cultivar Ventura chromosome 3, ASM990537v1, whole genome shotgun sequence sequence tggaaacaattttcctctttctgTAGTTGTCTTAAGGAaagtttttcaattttataatagttccatgagtcaactgggctgggttttaattcgtcaacgacccaaaattccccatatttttGATAGCAACTTCATAGtagagaacaaccctaaatggagggatgagtttgttaggctgacctgtgccaggggtgattgggccacactcttccgtaggcccttttgcaaagtatcagatggtagtcctggtagcatcaggttaactgatgaggaggaggtggcctatcaagccttaatttcagatgatgggaaaacagacacctggacccttttagaggagttttccttgaagaaagttggtctctctcaggccagtgataagggtaaatttatacctgcgtagctatttttccttccctttaattgtaattttattatcttctgaattttaatattccttctactttttatttcagcttgtgaggctattaataacgtcaacaggcccaaggagagggaatctggccgccagaagagggccaagctaaacagggaccccagggGCAAGCCTGATGCTTCtgctttccttaagccccacgtccctgttgtggagctgggggatgacgtggatcctccacttaaggcacactccttcaggcctaactggggctttaggAGAAGTGACACGGTGGTTGTATCCACtaaacatgctaaggattggtcgtaccattccatcactccccatgacttcACTGACATCGTTACGGGGAGTGacatcgagactattgagcttctgggttctcaggcCCAAGCTACGGTAACTTTctactctttctttcttttttaaaTTCCAACTTTCTCATATTTCAATGAACTTGTGTTTAActcatatttctttgcagagtaacacctatttccaggcggccctccattaggctaggtcctggaagggtaactctgatgagtttgagaaggagatgaagaaatgggaggagagagctaaagtcctggagaagaagttggacacgaagaaggaggagctggctaaggctcattccgagctggtgaaacttaggagcgataaggaaaaactcatcgatgactacatgggttctgacaagtttaagaatctcatggagattcatgatgagggtaTTTACTCCTttcagtttactcagggatgggatgcggccgtaaaggcggtttctgagaggcatccaggcttagtcgaccctaaggactttataagtcttgagcaggctgagacggaggacagcatagatgccctcttcaactcccctcagccagatgatcgcatcttggatcctaacactgcttctcctcccacttctcctgcgaaggatgctgaaggtgctgataaggagcaagggaatgaaagctcccgcatggaggagtagtttttctattttataattttatcCGTAACTTATGTCTGAACTTtgtttgtatcagaacttattacccttcggggttatttcaTATGCTGCTTTCCTTATATGTTGCTTTCCTTATTCGcatctttctcctttatctttccaatacttaatatgcatttaAACTTGAACTAATTGGCCCTTTGAGTTGTGCAACATGCACTCTTATAAAAGAATCCTTGAAGTCTTCTTCTTTCAATGATCAAAGCATAATTTTTTGTTAAAACCACACAaggtattatcacaacttaaacGTCCATAGGTCGAAATAATTTCAAACTTATTAATATGAAGTAtagttttccaaaaccttacatagtatgggttcgacccttaacaataatgactcgacaatgtaaattctactggaatataaaatcctacgcaagcaaagcttcaaggtgcttttcaacctatttatcatcttgacaagtgagaatcgtactcagttgccctacacatagtaaacctccaggttttgtgcatgccaggttctcgggacttcaaaaccatccatagtctccagcttgtaggttcctctaccttgaacactcttgactttgtatgacccttcccaattcggggcaagcttccctttctgtcctataccagaagcttctatcttcctcaagaaTAGGTCGCCTTTTTTGAAAAATCTTTCTTTAACTCTcaagttgtagtagaatgaagcttttttctgatattctactattttcgcatgtgcctcatctcgcacttcatcattaagtccagggctaacctttgtccttcctcattctcctcagcattgaaagcttgaatcctgggagaggaatgtgatatctccacgggaacaactgcttccgccccatatgctaacatgaagggagttgctccagttgtgactctacaagtagtcctataggcccacaatattggaagtatctcatccacccaattattcctcgatttctcgatcctcttctttagtccatccatgattattcgatttgctacctccgcttgcccattggcttgcaggtgagccacagaggtgaaccgtaactcaatttcattttcttcacagtacttcttgaattcctcgttgttgaattgtgttccgttGTCGGTGATTAGGACACGGGGAATttcataccggcacataatattttcccacaggaattgtgcaacctgcttagttgtgattttggccaagggtttggcttcaatccacttagtgaaataatcaatggctacaatcaggaacttcctttgtgccgtggccatggggaaaggcccaagtatatccattccccacatagcaaaggagatgggtgagttgatggaggtcagcatctcagggggttgtctaacaataggtgcatgcttctgacaatggtcacacttcttcacatattctttggcatcagccatcatttctggccaataaaagcctaaacgggttatcttatgagctaatgctctaccccccaagtgttgtccacatatgtcttcatgtacttcttcaagagccaaacgtgcctcatcaggcctgagacaccttaagtaaggaactacaaaagatcttttatacaaaatcccatctattaagagtatcttagtgctcgaacagccaattttcgtgcttcagtagcatcgtttggtaaccagccggtttgaatgtgagccttaatgggatcaatccatgatgtccccaggcctataggagccacaagcttaacatcaatgctccgtatTTTCAAAACACGctagtatacacttccagaactttcttccatctcagatgaagcaaactttgacaacgcatctgccttagcattttcctctcttggaatgtgctcaacatggcattcatcaaattgggtcatcacggcccttactaggcggacatacttagccatcgtctcatcccttgcctcaaactctccctttacctgggatatgaccaagTTCGAGTCTctacagacttttaagttcttgactctaagtgtccctgctaagccaagaccagctatcagagcttcatattctgccttattgtttgtggttgggaagtctagcttcatggcatactcaattaagaacccatcagggctttgtaaaaccaaacctgctccacttgaattcgtttttgatgctccatcaaaatagagaacccagtattctttttccttattaaccTTCTCTTTATCCCCCCTTAtaaacttccttgtcttgaggtatgttatcttcctgccccccgacttcttggttgggtatggtacattccaccacgaagtcagctagtgcctgggcttttattgccatttgtggcttatacttgaggtcgaactctcccagctctattgccctTTGATCAATatcccactagccttgggactatgaatgatatttctcaggggctgatttgttagcacctcaatctgatgagcctgaaagtaaggtcgtaactttctcgaagccattaccaaggctagagcaaatttctcaatagttgaataattcaactcagcaccatgaagaattttgctgacatagtatacgggtttctggacttttagttcctccttaaccaatacagcgctcaaggcactctctgaaacagctaagtacaagaataaaacttcattcaaaactggcttggccaacaatggggcctgggtcatatatttctttaactccttgaaggccttctggttttcctcactccatacaaagtccttaatgttttttagtgacttgaagaatgacaagcacttgtctcctgactttgagatgaatcgtcccagcgcagcaacccttcttgtgagcttctgaacatccttgacagtttttggtggtttcATGTCCAGGATTGATTTTatttatcggggttggcctcgatccctctcttggagaccatcaatcccagaAATTCCCAGATCTTACTCTGaatgcacactttgtaggatttaacatcattttgtggtacctcaggacctcaaaagcttcccttaaatgggttatatgatcagccttcactagactcttgactaacatgtcatcaacatagacttccatagtcttgccaataagatctttaaaaattttatttaccaacctttgataggtggctcctgcattcttgagaccaaacgccataacaagataacaataaacaccaaagtcagtgataaatgatacctttggaatgtcgttcttgtgcatcttgatctgattgtatccactaaatccatccatgaagctcagcatttcatgcccagcagtggcatttatcaaagtatcgatccttggtaacggaaaacagtccttaggacagacatcatttagatcagtgaagtccacacacatcctccattttccattagccttctttaccattacaggttttgctaaccattctgggaattgaatctcctcaatgaaaccagcctccaagagcttctccacttcctattttatagcttcttgcctttctggagcaaaacttcttttcttttatttcaccgtcttccgatttgggtccacattcagcttgtgagtaatcacttccgggtctatgcctggcatatcagctgctgaccatgcaaaaacatcactattttcttgcaaaaatttcaccaacttccctctaaggggctcctcgagcgttgctccaataaaagtcaccttcccaggatcttcgggggccaaaggaattgaaaccaagtcttctgctggctttcctcttttctcatcattctctcggatatccagatcttcaataggaagaacctgcctcccaactccatctgccctcaaagaggccacataacagcttctagccattttttgatctcctctttcttctccaatcccatctcgagtcaaaaaattcataactgaatgataagaagaagggactgccttgaaggcgtgtatccctgttcttcccatgatagcgttataggtcgaactagccttcaccaccacaaagtccaacatctgagttgcttgccttggttcctgtcctatggttgttggtaacttgattattccttttacggggcattccactcctgcgaatccatatatcgtcatgtcggttggggtcaattgggagtcattatatcccttccttaaaaaggtgtcatgtagcaaaatatccactgaagcaccattatctacaaggactcttcttaccgggctgttccctataatcggggttatgaccaacgggtcgtcatgggaaAATTTCACACCTTCCAGATCAgcatcatcaaaagacattgttactcccgtcctggccctcttcggagcttccccaacaatatacataacttctcgagcatatgCTTTCCTAGAGTTCTtagataacccagcagcagttggccctccaaaaattgtgttgatcacaggTCCTTGGGGGCGaggtcctccgaagattgtatttataaccggtcctctaggttggggattacgcccctgatcttcttgatctctccttcggtcatcaaagtttcttctcacgttgttgcttctatcccctccttctccagtgtatttgttcaatcttccttttcgaatgaggaactcaatttcatctttcagctgtctacactcatcggtgtcatgaccaacatctttgtgaaatctgcaatacttgctcttatctagcttggcaggatcagccttcaagggcttaggccaacgaatatctcgatctttttctatttccatcaggatctggcttctaggagcattcagtttagcgtattcggtgaacttttgcccaggtcctcccttcttggggtttgaatcagggttttgctcggttctaggatacttgtccttggcgatatactccagatcagttttccgcttcttgcctccagtgggctcattacttactacggtcttcctcatgctttcttcaacctcgatatacttccctgccctatcctggagctgcaacatgctttcagggggtcgtttggccaaggacatcttaaaaaactcatccctagttccttgttgcaacgctatcatggctaccttgtcatcaaggtctgggacttttaaagcctcctttgtgaaacgattcaggtaatctctcaaggattcctttgttccctgcacaatgctcataagagatgctgaacttttctcatgaactctcccactgatgaattgcttaataaaagcctgacttaattctctgaatgaactaatagagtttgggggcaagcaactataccacctttgagccatacccgacagggtttgaggaaaggcccgacatttaatagcatcattcacgggttgcaacagcagtgcattagagaatgttctaacatgattagcgggatctctcgtgccatcataagctttgatagttggcatcttgaacttccttgagatatgggcattcattatttcttcagtgaagggcggagtaggatcatcaggatctccaaggggaagaagattgcttggatcagcccttgggacaacagcccttctccgtactggtccatccaggtctatgataggaggaggatttctccccctaggaggtactgggggtctggaggtctggtgcgcctccaagtcgcgcctcagcctttgaatttcagcctcatgagccctgatcctttcctgcacttcttgggaattcgtcccttgggtgctttgaggacgttgGCTTCCATCAACCATCGGTTCTTtaccagcacgtctccttcttgggactacttcatcatccgaagattcggagtctctcttagtgtaaggaccagaaaattcctgatcctcagggataggagccaaacctcgtttgtaggggggcgatcgccctcgtgcttcattccgtccagcatgtccactccCTCCAACCTCaaggtgaaggggcatcccataaggggggttagtggtgacaacagttgaatactcgtacccaatgggtcgagaattcacaggtgcatgtaattgttgaacttggggattcgtaccttgaatagctgggggaatcgtcccttgtggctgaggttgagttgcccctatctgggcttccccttgggtaggtgcataagttgaatgaggaggtatctccacggtggATGAAATtacctgggttgtctctgatggtgttccttcctctatagctctaattgttctccgcgttctcgccatggttgttgttatgctttcccacagacggcgccaaatgttatgggtaaaaaactaaggttattatttgttgtatttattactaaggttcgggagctcaaggcctttaatggctgctctcgtgtttcgtagcttaattctgcctctacgagatgcctacgtatctttgagaattagagaatcaatccaaaaacgtagttctgatttgtggggtgaggccccttatatagatgttggaagtccttgaattggacttggtataggagacttggtgggcaagtctcggaattagaatgaactttggagtcctaagaggtaggaagttgattctttatcctatgaggttccttggaggccaatctacaaggatttatatcctcattagtacttatcttaatagctgtttttctcccttattaattaattacgaaattaattaataatcaggtttttgggccttctttgttccatcaggcctgatctggtccatcaggcctgattaATATGTTAAccttttggtctgaatatcatacatcttcttattgggcctagcagcccacatcttgtataatcaatgtaatatttaattacacaatcaagATTTATCTATCCCTATCAATATGGATTTTTTTTATtagaaatttaaaaaataataaatcgGACCGGATATCCGAATTCTTCCGATTTTTCTGGATAGGATTTCCAGTTTACGGTTTTTTTATCAGGACAGCTGAATAGAAATTCGGATAATCTGATTTTTCGGAATTTTAATTTGTATATGGGCTTCTAATACTCAATACTTGGGCTTACCCCATACCCACACAAGTCTAAGAAAAACAAAAGCCTGGTAATCTACTTGGGCCCACATTAATTTGCCTAATTTCCATTTCTTACATTGTTTTACTTTTTTGCTTTCTTATTGTATTTATTTTGGATCAAGTGAGTGACAGTGAAAGGGCAAGAGGACACAATCATATCATATTCATATCCTAATCCTATCACTCTGCAATGCGATGCTTTGCTAGTGtcattagttaattaattaaattataaactCTTGTCTTGCTTAATTCATCTTTAGGGATTATTATCAAGAAATTAAGGATGGATGGCACGTACAGATGCTCTGCAAATTACGTCCCATTAACACCTATAAGCTTCTTGAAAAGATCTGCTCTTGTTTATAGAGATAGACTTTCTATTATTTATGGTCAAAATGTTAAATTTACTTGGAAGCAGACTCTTGAGAGGTGCACTAGGCTCGCTTCTGCTCTCTCCCTTCTTGGCGTTTCACCTGGTGATGTTGTCagtaatctctctctctctctctccccctctctctctctctccccccctctctctctacctctctctctctctctccctctctctctccctctctctctccccccctctccccccctctcctctctctctctctctctcatttctTGCGTTTTATCTTTTTGTTGggtttttttatattttattattctgAGTATTAGTTTCTGGAGATATATTGTATGAtgttgttgtgtgtgtgtgttgttaGCTTTTTTCATTTAAAAGAACATGTGATCCATGTTTGAATTAAGTTTGAAATTAGTTTATGTGGATATTTGGATTCTTGCTATTTCAGTTCAACACTGCCGGTTATAAGGGCTTTACCATGTTACTCTAAGGTGTTTTGTGCAGAAATTAATATAATCAGTACTATTTCTAGCGCGTTGTATGTGAACTATGGAATGAAATGAGAAATTGAAGTATAAAATGACCAATGTTGTGTTTGGTTGAGGCGACTGGAATGGATTGAGTTTGAAGTACAAAATGGCTAAATGTTTAAAATTTTCATTTCATTGGCCCATTACGTTCCTATTGTAGTTGATTTATAGATTCTACAAAACTTTAGATGTTTGTACTTTTTAAGTTAAGTGGATACGGAGTAGTAGTGAATGTTTTATGTGGAAGAATGAAAGGAAACAGTAGAATATAATGTACTAGACTACTAGCCACATAGTCGAGTGTTTGAATTTAGGCCATCGATTTTATGGCTGACGATGAACTGATAAAAGGGAAACCTTGTAAGTACATGATGTATATTTAACATTCATATAATATGATTATATTGTATAACAATTCAAATAAGAGTATATAATAATCTGGCTTGAGAGAACTGGTTACCATGAAACTCTGATTAAGGTTTGTTTATGTAGAGGTTACTACAAGCTTGATATTTGGTTAGAGAAAAGTTGTGTGATTGAGTATGCCTAAATATAAAACTAACTGAGTTGCTTTAAGTTGGTATCAAACAAAAGAAACAACCCTGTAAAGCTTAGACTTACATGTGACAGATTATTTGTTTTATCCACCCAACAGAATACTTTACTACCTTGGTGCCAAAAGATTGAAAATACTCTTTGTCCGCAGATTCCATTGTTAATTCAAGTACCAGTCTATCTTATATACTCTTTTGGTGTTTCAAGTAGTCTCGAACTCTGAAATACACAAGCAGTCCATCCACTTTAACTTCATTGATTTTGTGCTACTATTAGTTCAAGTTCGAAACTTAAAAAATTAGAAAGTTCTAAAGGACATTGGTCATTTGTTAGTACAAACTTTGTGTAGATTTTAGTATAAGCCTTTTTACCAATTGTGTTTGGAAGAATATTTGTATATGGTtgtccccccccccccccgaatAAGAGAATTATTTAAAAGGGAAGTATTCATTATCAGACCACGAGGTTTTTTTTAGTTCGCATATTAAGCTTTCTATATTTATTCTTTTGGCTAGATTGCTGCTTTGGCCCCAAATATTCCCGCAATGTATGAGCTACATTTTGGAGTTCCTATGGCAAGAGCAGTTCTTTGTACACTTAATATTCGGCATGATTCAGCTATGGTTTCAGTGTTACTGAAACATTCAGGTGCCAAAATCATATTTGTTGATTACGAGTTCCTCGATATTGCAAAAGGAGCACTGGATATTCTATCAAAGACTGTCACTCAACTGCCTCATCTTGTACTTATCTCTGAGTCTGATAAACCATCACACTCTAATAACGAAATATGTTCCTCAGTTACCTCGGAGTACGAGTCTCTTTTAACAACAGGAAGCCTGAATTTTGAGATTAGACATCCACATGATGAATGGGATCCTATTTCACTTAATTATACTTCTGGAACAACATCAAGCCCAAAGGGCGTGGTATATAGTCATAGAGGCGCCTATCTAAACTCCTTGGCCGCTGCCTTTCTCAATGAAATGTCTTCTATGCCTGTCTACTTATGGTTGGTTCCAATGTTTCATTGTAATGGCTGGTGCCTTACTTGGGCTATCGCTGCTTTAGGAGGAACAAATGTCTGTTTAAGAAATGTCACTGCGAAGAGTATTTTTCATAATATTACCTTGAACCATGTGACACATATGAGTGGTGCACCTACAGTTTTAAATATGATAGCAAATGCACCACCTGAAGTCATAAAAGCAATTCCAGGAAAGGTAAAAGTGATGACTGGTGGCGCGCCGCCACCTCCTCAGGTAATTTTTAAGATGGAGGAACTGGGATTTGGTGTCACTCATTCATATGGTCTAACAGAAACATATGGCCCTGGAACTGTTTGCTCTTGGAAGCCAGAGTGGAATATCCTGCCTCCTGATACACAAGCAAAAATTAAATCTCGTCAAGGAGTGCATCATATTGCCTTGGAAGAAGTTGACGTCAAAGATCCTACTACTATGAAGAGTGTACCTCCGGATGCGAAAACATTAGGCGAGGTAATGTTCAGAGGCAACACTGTTATGAATGGATACTTGAAAGATCGTAAAGCAACCGAAGATGCTTTCAAAGGTGGGTGGTTTCGAAGTGGGGACTTGGGTGTGAAACACGAAGATGGTTACATTGAACTGAAGGATCGCTCCAAGGACATTATTATTTCCGGAGGAGAGAATATAAGCACCATAGAGGTGGAAGC is a genomic window containing:
- the LOC141713519 gene encoding butanoate--CoA ligase AAE1-like, with the protein product MDGTYRCSANYVPLTPISFLKRSALVYRDRLSIIYGQNVKFTWKQTLERCTRLASALSLLGVSPGDVIAALAPNIPAMYELHFGVPMARAVLCTLNIRHDSAMVSVLLKHSGAKIIFVDYEFLDIAKGALDILSKTVTQLPHLVLISESDKPSHSNNEICSSVTSEYESLLTTGSLNFEIRHPHDEWDPISLNYTSGTTSSPKGVVYSHRGAYLNSLAAAFLNEMSSMPVYLWLVPMFHCNGWCLTWAIAALGGTNVCLRNVTAKSIFHNITLNHVTHMSGAPTVLNMIANAPPEVIKAIPGKVKVMTGGAPPPPQVIFKMEELGFGVTHSYGLTETYGPGTVCSWKPEWNILPPDTQAKIKSRQGVHHIALEEVDVKDPTTMKSVPPDAKTLGEVMFRGNTVMNGYLKDRKATEDAFKGGWFRSGDLGVKHEDGYIELKDRSKDIIISGGENISTIEVEAVLFSHPAILEAAIVGRPDNHWGETPCAFVKLKDGCDVTGNEIISYCRSRLPHYMAPRTVVFEDLPKTSTGKTQKFILRQKAKAMGSLSKGSTSKL